In Amycolatopsis endophytica, the following are encoded in one genomic region:
- a CDS encoding peroxidase family protein: protein MSIQHGYLSRGLSIPPGSQGTAGAFGRMFPTLQARKATGLEMAKKFGLPGGLMDGGQTTDDQQNHGFPSGFTYFGQFIDHDLTLDATSSFDRHAQPDGLVDFRSPRLDMDNVYGTGPVVSAHLYDPASFSTKLAISKDGVDLARTADGVALIGDPRNDENMLLAQLHLTLMKFHNRVVDLLRDGKITDALGEFVPPKPPDEPDHEQPTATLDQLLDVENYYNDVFASAQQLVRWHYQWIIVHEFLPTVADEKVVRDIERHGPRFYRPGDRPFIPAEFAVAAFRMGHPTIRSSYRVNENFAGKIFPDDPEAPTAPRTDLRGGPVDAEHAVDWRFFFDVGQRGDLQFAKRLDATLNTQLLDLPVSAVPGAKEGALARPVASLVVRNLLRSEAQGLPSGQDVARKIGETPLTDEQLGTDGPIYLWYYILKEAEVLADGRHLGPVGSRLVAEVLIGLLDADPTSYRSAFPAWQPTLGRREGSFGIADLLRVAGVLDEH from the coding sequence ATGTCGATTCAGCACGGCTATTTGTCCCGTGGTCTGTCCATTCCGCCCGGCTCACAGGGCACGGCGGGCGCGTTCGGCCGAATGTTCCCGACGTTGCAGGCCCGCAAGGCGACCGGTTTGGAGATGGCGAAGAAGTTCGGCCTTCCCGGTGGTCTGATGGACGGCGGGCAGACCACCGACGACCAGCAGAACCACGGTTTCCCTTCGGGTTTCACGTATTTCGGCCAGTTCATCGACCACGATCTGACGCTCGACGCGACGTCGTCGTTCGACCGCCACGCCCAGCCGGACGGTCTCGTCGACTTCCGGTCGCCGCGGCTGGACATGGACAACGTGTACGGCACCGGCCCGGTGGTGAGTGCGCATTTGTACGATCCGGCCTCGTTTTCGACGAAGTTGGCGATTTCGAAGGACGGCGTCGACCTCGCCCGCACCGCGGACGGGGTGGCGTTGATCGGGGATCCGCGCAACGACGAGAACATGCTGCTGGCGCAGCTGCACCTCACGTTGATGAAGTTCCACAACCGGGTCGTGGACCTGTTGCGGGACGGGAAGATCACGGACGCGCTCGGCGAGTTCGTCCCGCCGAAGCCTCCGGACGAGCCGGACCACGAGCAGCCGACGGCGACGCTCGACCAGTTGCTGGACGTGGAAAACTACTACAACGACGTGTTCGCGAGCGCCCAGCAGCTCGTGCGGTGGCACTACCAGTGGATCATCGTGCACGAGTTCCTGCCGACGGTGGCGGACGAGAAGGTCGTCCGCGACATCGAGCGGCACGGCCCGCGGTTCTACCGTCCCGGCGACAGGCCGTTCATCCCGGCGGAGTTCGCGGTGGCGGCGTTCCGCATGGGCCACCCCACGATCCGTTCGAGCTACCGGGTGAACGAGAACTTCGCCGGCAAGATCTTCCCGGACGATCCCGAGGCCCCGACCGCGCCCCGCACGGACCTGCGAGGCGGCCCGGTCGACGCCGAGCACGCGGTCGACTGGCGTTTCTTCTTCGATGTCGGTCAGCGCGGCGACCTCCAGTTCGCCAAACGCCTCGACGCCACCCTCAACACGCAGCTGCTGGACCTCCCGGTCAGTGCCGTGCCCGGTGCGAAGGAAGGTGCCCTGGCCCGCCCGGTCGCCTCGCTCGTCGTGCGGAACCTGTTGCGCAGCGAAGCCCAGGGCCTCCCGTCGGGCCAGGACGTGGCCCGCAAGATCGGCGAGACGCCCCTGACGGACGAGCAGCTGGGCACCGACGGCCCGATCTATTTGTGGTACTACATCCTCAAGGAAGCCGAGGTGCTTGCCGACGGCCGTCACCTGGGCCCGGTGGGAAGCCGCCTGGTGGCCGAGGTCCTGATCGGACTCCTCGACGCCGACCCGACGTCCTACCGGTCTGCTTTCCCGGCCTGGCAACCCACCCTCGGACGCCGCGAGGGCTCGTTCGGTATCGCCGACCTGCTCCGGGTGGCGGGAGTGCTGGACGAGCACTGA
- a CDS encoding AraC family transcriptional regulator, which produces MDLLSAVIRTVRVGSASGRVIKQPMSSGIKLPAFKGTGFHIILHGDCWLITENEEPVALKPGDVVLTSSGGEHSLSPFPCALDALPALVPGTDSPPGPYAFEFVCGAYRLEHGQSSPYLRALADLIVVSPDYDRHPEMRALVDLLGADLSGARTGTGATLPALLDLILVHVLREWSEQNDMGEWPRTDDPRIDAALQAIHDNPQRPWTVQRLSETAGLSRTAFSRRFAAAVGQPPMSYLISWRLSRGAQLLRDTDAPLASIARRVGYATEFAFAGAFRREYGVSPGRFRLQPATSCLADGVSAESADAR; this is translated from the coding sequence ATGGACCTGTTGAGTGCTGTGATCCGCACCGTCCGGGTCGGTAGCGCAAGCGGGCGCGTGATCAAGCAGCCGATGTCCAGCGGCATCAAGCTTCCCGCGTTCAAGGGCACCGGGTTTCACATCATTCTCCACGGTGACTGTTGGCTGATCACGGAGAACGAGGAACCGGTCGCTCTGAAGCCCGGCGACGTCGTACTCACGTCGTCCGGCGGGGAGCACAGCCTCAGTCCCTTCCCATGCGCGCTGGACGCGCTGCCGGCCTTGGTGCCGGGTACGGACTCGCCGCCTGGACCGTATGCGTTCGAGTTCGTGTGTGGTGCCTATCGACTCGAACATGGTCAGTCCTCGCCGTATCTGCGAGCGTTGGCCGACCTGATCGTGGTGTCGCCGGACTATGACCGGCACCCCGAGATGCGGGCACTGGTCGACCTGCTCGGCGCAGACCTTTCCGGCGCGCGGACCGGTACCGGCGCGACGCTGCCCGCATTGCTGGATCTGATCCTGGTGCACGTGTTGCGCGAATGGTCTGAGCAGAACGACATGGGCGAGTGGCCCCGGACCGACGACCCGCGGATCGACGCGGCTCTGCAAGCGATCCATGACAACCCACAGCGGCCGTGGACCGTGCAGCGGCTCAGCGAGACCGCAGGACTGTCGCGAACGGCGTTCAGCAGGCGCTTTGCCGCTGCTGTCGGGCAACCGCCGATGAGCTACCTGATCAGCTGGCGGCTGAGCCGTGGTGCGCAGCTACTGCGGGACACCGACGCTCCACTGGCTTCGATCGCCCGACGGGTCGGGTACGCGACCGAGTTCGCGTTCGCCGGCGCGTTCCGCCGCGAGTACGGAGTGTCGCCTGGCCGCTTCCGCCTCCAGCCGGCGACGAGCTGCCTCGCCGACGGCGTCTCGGCGGAGTCTGCGGACGCGCGGTGA
- a CDS encoding acyl-CoA dehydrogenase family protein translates to MLPTRTGSYERARVAYGPLHEVAALIDAVIDYSSADEIVGVLRAQAEKTEQGARPTVESLAAVRENKALALRTPRELGGVWAGAETMATTLASLGRGCPSTAWVVGTCVTAKNIAAKCFPGSLASEVFADPDALFCGSGIPADASRVPEGVRVTGRWPNVSGCEDSAWAVLGLQVEGTLCFALVPVAELTIERTWRVAGMRGTGSHTLVADDLLIPAARVAATASFSLADLLLHALTVLGPIVGAARGALDAIVTMFGSGRKPFTTSYTRMGESPGARHWLAEAVHLVNRAETTMLAVARAADSVELSEADRSSLHMDLADAGRDCRSAVERMLDLHGMSGFQNTNALQRYWRDISVGSRHPHLNPYLAAERFGVTMAGEDLPA, encoded by the coding sequence ATGCTACCGACGCGCACAGGCTCGTATGAACGTGCGCGGGTCGCGTATGGCCCCCTTCACGAGGTCGCTGCTTTGATCGATGCCGTGATCGACTACTCCTCAGCCGACGAGATCGTCGGCGTTTTGCGCGCCCAGGCCGAGAAGACCGAACAGGGCGCCCGCCCGACCGTGGAGAGTCTGGCAGCCGTGCGCGAGAACAAGGCTCTGGCGCTGCGGACACCTCGGGAGTTGGGAGGCGTTTGGGCCGGCGCGGAGACCATGGCCACAACCCTGGCCAGCCTCGGCCGGGGCTGCCCGTCCACGGCCTGGGTCGTCGGTACCTGCGTGACCGCCAAGAACATCGCCGCCAAGTGTTTCCCGGGCTCGCTGGCGAGCGAGGTCTTCGCCGACCCGGACGCGCTCTTCTGCGGATCAGGTATCCCCGCCGATGCCTCGCGGGTGCCCGAGGGCGTCCGCGTCACGGGCCGCTGGCCCAACGTGTCCGGATGCGAGGACTCGGCGTGGGCAGTGCTCGGTCTGCAGGTCGAAGGCACGCTCTGCTTCGCGCTGGTTCCCGTGGCGGAGTTGACCATCGAGCGCACCTGGCGTGTGGCCGGCATGCGAGGCACGGGCAGCCACACCCTCGTCGCCGACGACCTTCTGATCCCGGCCGCTCGGGTCGCGGCGACGGCGTCTTTCTCGCTTGCCGACCTACTGCTGCACGCGCTCACAGTGCTCGGGCCGATAGTGGGCGCCGCCCGTGGCGCGCTCGACGCGATCGTCACGATGTTCGGCTCGGGCCGCAAGCCCTTCACGACCAGCTACACCAGGATGGGAGAGTCACCAGGAGCCCGGCACTGGCTCGCCGAGGCCGTCCACCTCGTCAACCGCGCCGAGACCACGATGCTCGCCGTCGCCAGGGCTGCGGACTCCGTCGAGCTGTCTGAGGCGGACCGATCGAGCCTGCACATGGACCTCGCCGACGCCGGCCGCGACTGCCGGTCCGCGGTCGAGCGAATGCTCGATCTCCACGGGATGAGCGGATTCCAGAACACGAACGCGCTCCAGCGGTACTGGCGCGACATCTCCGTCGGCAGCCGCCACCCCCACCTGAACCCGTACCTCGCCGCCGAGAGGTTCGGCGTCACGATGGCCGGAGAAGACCTCCCGGCGTGA
- a CDS encoding DUF6247 family protein, producing MTAAAANHGPTPDQGRFDSPREIRAALLPEEVGAFDAAYQQALKLASETLSLEALQHTLSSWRRIAQMTQADPAGHRRMLAQAKRTRSTGQLPDDAVDWNQFRTELGV from the coding sequence GTGACTGCCGCTGCTGCGAACCACGGCCCCACTCCCGACCAGGGGCGTTTCGACTCGCCTCGGGAGATTCGGGCTGCGTTGCTGCCCGAGGAGGTCGGTGCCTTCGATGCGGCGTACCAGCAGGCCCTCAAGCTGGCTTCGGAGACCCTGAGCCTTGAGGCCCTGCAACACACGCTGTCGAGTTGGCGGCGCATCGCGCAGATGACCCAGGCTGACCCCGCCGGCCACCGCAGGATGCTGGCGCAGGCGAAGCGGACACGAAGCACCGGGCAGCTGCCCGACGACGCGGTCGACTGGAACCAGTTCCGGACTGAGCTGGGCGTCTGA